Proteins encoded in a region of the Flavobacterium sp. MDT1-60 genome:
- a CDS encoding TolC family protein — protein sequence MKINKYNSLVFAILLGFGLSAQAQTKQWTLEECVRYALDNNITIKLSELDVKNADIDKKDAFGNYLPSVNGNASHSWNIGLNQDVTTGLLRNQTTQYSSVGLSAGVDIYKGLQIQNTYRRTKLSIIASQYQLLKMQEDISLNVANAFLQILSYKEELKVKKEQLSIDEKRLKRSEEMVNAGTIPRGDLYDLKATIATDQQAITVSENNLLISKLSLAQLLQLKEFADFDVIDDTNAKDENNIMAQSPIDIYNKAKETRTELKLAQTNLEIAQKNVAIAKGAYQPTLSAFYNFNTRASYSDIVIGATPNTANPTSQIGFVEGTNQAVLQDNFTPVLGGPQPILDQFSDNKGQSFGFQLSVPIFNGFSVRNNVERNKVNLEKSKIDLEQKSLDLQRNVYTAFTNAKGALNTYESSTVTLEARQQAYNYAKEKYDVGLMNSFDFTQAQTLLTNAQSDVIRTKYDYIFKIKILEFYFGIPIVPIITK from the coding sequence ATGAAAATAAATAAATATAATAGTCTTGTTTTTGCTATACTTTTAGGGTTTGGATTATCAGCCCAGGCGCAAACAAAACAATGGACACTGGAAGAATGTGTACGATATGCACTAGACAATAATATCACGATAAAATTATCAGAACTAGACGTAAAAAATGCTGATATAGATAAAAAAGATGCTTTTGGAAATTATCTTCCGTCAGTAAATGGAAATGCTTCACACTCTTGGAATATTGGTTTGAATCAAGATGTTACGACAGGTCTTTTGCGTAATCAGACAACTCAATATTCATCAGTAGGTTTAAGTGCCGGAGTTGATATTTACAAAGGTTTACAAATCCAAAATACGTATCGAAGAACGAAACTTTCTATTATTGCATCGCAGTATCAATTATTGAAAATGCAGGAAGATATTTCGCTGAATGTTGCGAATGCTTTTCTTCAAATTTTATCTTATAAAGAAGAGCTAAAAGTAAAAAAAGAACAATTATCGATTGATGAAAAGCGATTAAAACGTTCTGAAGAAATGGTAAATGCAGGAACAATTCCAAGAGGAGATTTGTATGATCTAAAAGCTACTATTGCAACAGACCAACAAGCGATTACTGTTTCAGAGAATAATTTACTGATCTCAAAATTAAGTTTAGCGCAGCTTTTACAATTAAAAGAATTTGCAGATTTTGATGTTATTGATGATACAAATGCTAAAGATGAAAATAATATCATGGCCCAAAGCCCAATTGATATTTACAATAAAGCAAAAGAAACAAGAACAGAATTAAAACTGGCGCAGACTAATCTTGAAATTGCTCAGAAAAATGTAGCCATTGCAAAAGGAGCTTATCAGCCAACTTTAAGTGCTTTTTATAATTTTAATACCAGAGCAAGTTACTCTGATATTGTAATAGGAGCTACTCCAAATACTGCAAATCCAACATCTCAGATTGGTTTTGTTGAAGGAACAAATCAGGCAGTATTACAAGACAATTTTACGCCTGTTTTAGGTGGGCCTCAGCCTATTTTAGATCAATTTAGTGACAATAAAGGACAATCATTTGGTTTTCAGCTTTCTGTTCCAATTTTCAACGGTTTCTCAGTTCGAAATAATGTAGAAAGAAATAAAGTTAATTTAGAAAAATCTAAAATAGATTTAGAGCAAAAAAGTTTAGATTTGCAACGCAACGTTTATACTGCTTTTACAAATGCAAAAGGAGCGTTAAATACATATGAGTCATCAACTGTAACTTTAGAAGCGAGACAGCAGGCTTATAATTATGCTAAAGAAAAATACGATGTAGGTTTAATGAATTCATTCGATTTTACACAAGCTCAAACATTGTTGACGAATGCACAGTCTGATGTTATCAGAACGAAATATGATTATATTTTTAAAATAAAAATACTTGAATTCTACTTTGGAATTCCAATTGTCCCAATTATTACAAAATAA
- a CDS encoding efflux RND transporter periplasmic adaptor subunit encodes MKKGVTVTILIFIALVFFGALYYLYAKNQESPIVFKTEKAEIKTIVKTTIATGNIQPDEEVLIKPNISGIIEEVYIKAGEKIKAGDMIAKIRVVANVSNVSSTQNQVQTAKIALDNQEKIYKRQKTLFEKEVISANDFDAAQLAYTQAKQNYLAARQSLDIVKTGTTTSLGSYANTLIRSTVNGMVLAVPVKVGNQVIESNNFNEGTTIASVADVGRMIFIGKIDESEVGKIKVQMPIEITVGAIENKKFDAVLTDIAPKGVVENGAIQFEIKASLENRDATFIRAGLSANASIILEKADKVLAIKESLVQFDKKTQKPYVEIETAPQKFQRKDLVLGVSDGIYVQVKSGIKDSDKIKIWNQGLISEGEEKK; translated from the coding sequence ATGAAAAAAGGAGTAACCGTAACCATTTTAATCTTTATTGCTTTAGTTTTCTTTGGCGCACTTTACTATTTGTATGCGAAAAATCAAGAGTCTCCAATCGTTTTTAAAACGGAGAAAGCAGAGATTAAAACGATCGTAAAAACCACCATTGCAACTGGTAACATTCAGCCTGACGAAGAGGTCCTAATCAAACCAAATATCTCAGGTATTATTGAAGAAGTATATATCAAAGCTGGTGAGAAAATTAAAGCAGGCGACATGATTGCTAAAATTAGAGTTGTTGCCAATGTATCTAATGTAAGCAGTACTCAAAATCAGGTACAGACAGCTAAAATCGCTTTAGATAATCAGGAGAAAATTTATAAAAGACAAAAAACCTTATTTGAAAAAGAGGTAATCTCCGCTAACGATTTTGATGCAGCTCAATTAGCTTATACTCAGGCGAAACAAAATTATTTAGCTGCAAGACAAAGTTTGGATATTGTAAAAACAGGAACAACAACTTCGTTAGGAAGTTATGCTAATACTTTAATTCGTTCAACTGTAAACGGAATGGTTTTAGCGGTTCCGGTAAAAGTTGGAAATCAGGTTATTGAAAGTAATAACTTTAATGAAGGAACTACAATTGCCAGCGTTGCAGATGTTGGAAGAATGATTTTTATTGGAAAAATAGATGAATCTGAAGTAGGGAAAATCAAAGTTCAGATGCCAATTGAAATTACTGTTGGTGCAATCGAGAATAAAAAATTCGATGCTGTTCTGACGGATATCGCTCCAAAGGGTGTAGTAGAAAATGGTGCAATTCAGTTTGAAATAAAAGCTTCTTTAGAAAACAGAGATGCTACTTTTATCAGAGCCGGATTAAGTGCAAATGCTTCTATTATTTTAGAAAAAGCAGACAAAGTTTTGGCAATTAAAGAATCATTAGTTCAATTTGACAAGAAAACTCAAAAGCCTTATGTTGAAATCGAAACAGCTCCACAGAAGTTTCAGAGAAAAGATTTAGTTCTGGGTGTTAGTGACGGAATATACGTTCAGGTTAAAAGCGGTATCAAAGATTCAGATAAAATTAAAATCTGGAATCAGGGCTTGATCAGTGAAGGAGAGGAAAAAAAATAA
- a CDS encoding ABC transporter permease, with protein MFKKDNWDEILQALTANVFRTTLTAFGVFWGIFILVILLAAGNGLENGIKKGFDGIATNTMFMWSQTTSKAYKGLPKTRRYDFRNSDVAALKAALPDLLYVSPRNQLGDFNGTNNVVRGTKTSAFTVYGDYPELIKQQPMDIIKGRFINQQDILERRKIAVIGKGVISELYGKEEEAIGTYIKVNGINFMVVGVYHSKQQGGNAEQEQKNIFVPFTTFQQAFNYGDKVGWMALTAKDETSITDLKPKILELIKSLHSINPKDDRAVGNFDLYEQFNKVQSLFNILKIIAYFVGTLVLISGVIGISNIMLIVVKERTKEIGIRRALGATPGAIRGQILSESIFLTIISGMFGIAVATGIIAILNMVLDSMPPGSNTMFANPSVDLGVVFVALLILVGSGLLAGFIPAQTAINVKPVDALRTE; from the coding sequence ATGTTTAAGAAAGATAATTGGGACGAGATTTTACAGGCCTTAACAGCCAATGTTTTCAGAACAACTCTAACTGCATTTGGTGTGTTTTGGGGTATATTTATTTTGGTAATATTATTAGCAGCCGGAAATGGATTAGAAAATGGTATCAAAAAAGGTTTTGACGGAATTGCCACAAATACTATGTTTATGTGGAGTCAGACAACATCAAAAGCCTATAAAGGTTTGCCTAAAACCCGTCGTTATGATTTTAGAAATAGTGATGTAGCAGCATTAAAAGCAGCTTTGCCCGATTTATTATATGTTTCACCAAGAAATCAATTAGGCGATTTTAATGGGACAAATAATGTGGTGCGTGGTACAAAAACTTCAGCATTTACGGTTTATGGTGATTATCCGGAGTTGATTAAACAACAACCAATGGATATCATAAAAGGTCGTTTTATCAACCAGCAGGATATTCTTGAGAGAAGAAAAATTGCTGTGATTGGAAAAGGTGTTATTAGTGAATTGTATGGAAAAGAAGAAGAAGCGATTGGGACCTACATAAAAGTAAATGGAATTAATTTCATGGTAGTTGGCGTTTATCATTCTAAACAGCAAGGCGGAAATGCGGAGCAGGAACAAAAGAATATTTTCGTCCCGTTTACGACTTTCCAACAAGCGTTTAATTATGGAGATAAAGTGGGTTGGATGGCGCTTACGGCAAAAGATGAAACTTCAATAACCGATTTAAAACCGAAGATTCTGGAGCTTATAAAATCACTTCATTCCATAAATCCGAAAGATGACAGAGCCGTGGGTAATTTTGATTTGTATGAGCAATTCAACAAAGTACAGAGTTTGTTTAACATCTTAAAAATCATTGCTTATTTCGTGGGAACACTGGTTTTAATTTCAGGTGTGATCGGAATTTCGAATATTATGCTTATTGTAGTTAAAGAACGTACCAAGGAGATTGGAATCCGCAGGGCTTTAGGCGCAACGCCTGGTGCTATTCGTGGACAAATTTTGTCTGAATCTATATTTTTAACTATTATTTCGGGTATGTTTGGAATTGCCGTCGCAACAGGAATCATTGCTATTTTAAATATGGTTTTAGATTCGATGCCCCCCGGAAGTAACACTATGTTTGCTAACCCAAGTGTTGATTTGGGAGTAGTATTTGTAGCATTATTAATATTAGTAGGATCTGGTTTGCTGGCAGGATTTATTCCGGCGCAGACCGCAATTAATGTGAAGCCTGTAGATGCTTTGCGAACAGAATAA
- a CDS encoding ABC transporter permease: MFNIERWQEIFEAISKNRLRTFLTGVSVASGIFILVILLGAGKGLQNGIEKQFERDAAGIIEVWSGTTTKEYKGLNPGRQIQYRDADFNQSVQKFDDKLDMRASTYNFWGAPFSYGKESGSYQYRGVTPDYGGIENLNIVQGRYVNSSDLANNEKVACIGMKIKTDLFKDKDALGKEIIINGINFKVVGIFTDPGGEREEARAYLPLTTVQRAFGGGDKISNLFFTMKKTNDYDEALAQSKKFTQDLKNLLKSRNMVAPEDDGGVGVYNSVEDAKQFYDLNLYIRLFFWWVGICTIIAGVVGVSNIMLIIVKERTKEIGIRKALGASPFSIISMILHESIFITTIAGFVGLLASLLLLEFVGPMVQSEYFQHPEVDFSVALTTLALLVFAGAVAGFFPAYRAAKIKPIVALRDE; this comes from the coding sequence ATGTTTAATATTGAGCGTTGGCAAGAAATATTCGAAGCAATTTCTAAAAACAGATTAAGAACATTCCTGACCGGAGTTTCCGTGGCCTCAGGTATTTTTATTTTAGTGATTTTGCTTGGTGCAGGTAAAGGACTTCAGAATGGAATTGAAAAACAATTCGAACGTGACGCCGCCGGAATTATTGAAGTTTGGTCCGGAACAACTACAAAAGAGTATAAAGGGTTGAATCCCGGAAGACAAATTCAGTATAGAGACGCAGACTTTAATCAATCTGTACAGAAATTTGATGATAAACTAGATATGAGAGCATCAACCTATAATTTTTGGGGAGCTCCATTTTCGTACGGAAAAGAATCAGGAAGTTATCAATACAGAGGTGTTACGCCCGATTATGGCGGAATCGAAAATCTAAATATAGTTCAGGGAAGATATGTAAATAGTTCAGATTTGGCCAATAATGAGAAGGTAGCCTGTATCGGGATGAAAATTAAAACGGATCTTTTTAAAGACAAAGATGCTTTAGGTAAAGAAATCATAATCAATGGTATTAATTTTAAAGTAGTTGGCATTTTTACTGATCCTGGAGGAGAAAGAGAAGAAGCGAGAGCTTATTTACCTTTAACGACAGTGCAAAGAGCTTTTGGCGGCGGAGATAAAATAAGCAATTTGTTTTTTACAATGAAAAAAACAAATGATTATGACGAAGCTTTAGCACAATCTAAAAAATTCACACAAGATTTGAAGAATCTGCTGAAAAGTAGAAATATGGTAGCTCCTGAAGATGACGGTGGTGTTGGTGTTTATAATTCGGTTGAAGATGCTAAACAGTTTTATGATTTAAATCTTTATATAAGATTGTTCTTTTGGTGGGTAGGAATTTGTACTATCATTGCCGGGGTTGTTGGTGTGAGTAATATCATGCTTATTATTGTAAAAGAAAGAACAAAAGAAATTGGAATTAGAAAAGCACTTGGTGCATCTCCGTTTTCAATTATTTCAATGATACTTCATGAGTCGATTTTTATTACTACGATTGCTGGTTTTGTTGGGCTTTTGGCAAGTTTGTTATTATTGGAATTTGTTGGCCCGATGGTGCAGAGTGAATATTTTCAACATCCCGAAGTCGATTTCAGCGTGGCATTGACAACACTGGCTCTACTTGTATTTGCCGGAGCAGTGGCAGGATTTTTTCCGGCATACAGAGCCGCCAAAATTAAACCTATTGTAGCACTTAGAGACGAATAA
- a CDS encoding ABC transporter ATP-binding protein, producing the protein MIEIKDLHKSYKMGSSELHVLKGINFNIEEGELVAIMGSSGSGKSTLLNILGILDEADSGSYILDKTPIKKLNETIASKYRNKFLGFVFQSFNLINYKTALDNVAMPLYYQGVKRKERYEIAMKYLEKVGLGSHSHHLPNELSGGQKQRVAIARALASNPKVLLADEPTGALDTKTSYEVMELIQGINDEGKTILIVTHEPDIAAMCKRNVVLKDGLIIDDKKVEQVRASSYV; encoded by the coding sequence ATGATCGAAATCAAAGATTTACATAAATCCTATAAAATGGGAAGTTCAGAATTACATGTATTAAAAGGAATAAATTTTAATATTGAAGAAGGCGAGCTAGTTGCTATCATGGGATCTTCTGGTTCAGGTAAATCGACACTTCTTAATATTTTAGGAATTTTGGACGAGGCTGATTCTGGTAGTTATATTTTAGATAAAACTCCTATTAAAAAGCTGAATGAAACGATCGCTTCTAAATACAGAAATAAATTTTTAGGATTTGTTTTTCAATCTTTCAATTTGATCAATTATAAAACTGCACTAGATAATGTGGCGATGCCATTATATTATCAGGGAGTAAAGAGAAAAGAGCGATATGAAATTGCAATGAAATATTTGGAAAAAGTGGGTCTGGGTTCACATTCACACCATTTACCAAATGAACTTTCCGGAGGTCAAAAGCAACGTGTTGCAATCGCCAGGGCATTGGCTTCAAACCCAAAAGTTTTATTGGCAGATGAGCCAACAGGAGCTTTAGATACCAAAACTTCATACGAGGTTATGGAACTTATTCAAGGAATTAACGATGAAGGTAAAACTATTTTGATCGTTACACACGAGCCTGATATTGCCGCAATGTGCAAAAGAAATGTGGTCCTGAAAGATGGATTAATTATCGATGATAAAAAGGTAGAACAAGTTAGAGCTTCATCTTATGTTTAA
- a CDS encoding DUF4403 family protein translates to MKFLSIFSLFTALALFSGCSASQKLETLKPEPDDASPLVYDANPSFINLPITVKLTDIENQTNSILTGLIYEDNNIEDDDIEMKIWKQAPIKIQNDPANPDKKIKTILPLKATIKYRIGTKKLGVELYDTREFNLNGVITLSSEVALTNWKLNTKTELKSLDWNESPTMLVFGKSMPITYLVNPAITIFKSKIEKKIDEAIEKSMDFKPNVLSALEKICTPFQMSDTYESWLRITPVEIYSTNAKLKNDLFLLDMGVKCNMETIVGKQPESKFNANKIVLKPVAKIPNQISANIAAISTYIDASKIMTKNFAGQEFGSGSKKITVKNVTIWHKDGKMVIALDVLGSINGTLYLNGFPQYNAQTKEIYFEKLDYVLDTKSKLMRTASWLGQGYILRKMEQSCRYSIQPNLEEGKKSMASYLKNYSPMPGVFVNGKMEDIQFDKIQLTNQAIIAFIKINGTVNVSVDGLK, encoded by the coding sequence ATGAAGTTTTTATCCATTTTCTCTTTATTCACGGCACTTGCACTGTTTTCAGGATGCTCAGCATCTCAAAAATTAGAAACCTTAAAACCTGAGCCAGATGATGCAAGTCCTTTGGTTTATGATGCGAATCCATCCTTTATTAACCTGCCAATAACGGTAAAATTGACTGATATAGAGAATCAGACCAACTCGATTTTAACAGGATTAATTTATGAAGACAATAATATCGAAGATGATGATATTGAGATGAAGATTTGGAAACAGGCTCCAATAAAAATCCAAAATGATCCGGCAAATCCGGATAAAAAGATAAAAACAATTCTGCCTTTAAAAGCAACTATTAAATATAGAATTGGAACCAAAAAACTAGGCGTTGAACTTTATGATACTCGTGAATTTAATTTGAATGGAGTTATAACTTTATCCAGCGAAGTGGCTTTAACAAATTGGAAATTAAACACCAAAACTGAATTAAAATCTCTAGACTGGAATGAAAGTCCGACAATGTTAGTTTTTGGAAAAAGCATGCCGATAACTTATTTGGTTAATCCAGCAATTACTATTTTTAAATCTAAAATTGAAAAGAAAATTGATGAAGCGATAGAAAAATCAATGGATTTCAAGCCAAATGTTTTATCAGCCTTAGAAAAAATATGTACACCATTTCAAATGAGTGATACTTATGAAAGCTGGTTAAGAATTACTCCTGTTGAAATTTATTCAACCAATGCAAAACTTAAAAATGATTTGTTTTTATTGGATATGGGAGTGAAATGTAATATGGAAACTATTGTTGGCAAACAACCTGAATCTAAATTCAATGCTAATAAAATTGTTTTGAAACCTGTTGCTAAAATTCCAAATCAGATTTCAGCGAATATCGCTGCAATTTCAACTTATATTGATGCTTCTAAAATAATGACCAAAAATTTTGCAGGTCAGGAATTTGGTTCAGGAAGCAAAAAAATAACGGTAAAAAATGTTACGATCTGGCATAAGGATGGAAAAATGGTGATTGCACTGGATGTTTTGGGATCTATAAACGGAACGCTTTATCTAAATGGATTTCCACAATATAATGCGCAGACAAAAGAAATCTATTTTGAGAAACTTGATTATGTTTTAGACACCAAAAGCAAATTAATGCGTACTGCAAGCTGGTTAGGTCAAGGTTATATTTTAAGAAAAATGGAACAAAGTTGTCGCTATTCGATCCAGCCCAATTTAGAAGAAGGCAAAAAAAGCATGGCATCTTATCTTAAAAACTATTCTCCAATGCCAGGTGTGTTTGTAAATGGAAAAATGGAAGACATTCAGTTTGATAAAATACAGTTAACTAATCAGGCTATTATTGCTTTTATAAAAATAAACGGAACAGTGAATGTTTCTGTTGACGGATTAAAATAG
- a CDS encoding DUF420 domain-containing protein has translation MEDHSLEKKYSKFIVAVSIIIPVVVAILFGVKLKDFGINVEPLSFLPPIYATINGITAIVLIWAVLAIKNGKRKLHEQLMTSAIALSVAFLVMYVAYHMTADSTKFGGEGVIRYVYFFILITHILLSIAIIPLVLITYVRALAQRFDRHRKIAKITFPLWLYVAVTGVVVYLMISPYYA, from the coding sequence ATGGAAGATCATTCATTAGAAAAAAAATACAGCAAGTTTATTGTTGCTGTATCAATTATAATTCCGGTTGTCGTGGCTATATTATTTGGAGTTAAACTTAAAGACTTCGGAATTAATGTTGAACCGCTTTCATTTTTACCTCCAATTTACGCTACGATAAACGGAATTACAGCAATCGTTTTAATATGGGCTGTTTTGGCTATTAAAAATGGAAAGCGTAAACTTCATGAACAATTAATGACTTCAGCAATTGCTTTGTCGGTAGCCTTTTTGGTGATGTATGTTGCGTATCATATGACTGCAGATTCTACTAAATTCGGCGGTGAAGGTGTAATACGTTATGTTTATTTCTTTATTCTAATTACTCACATTTTATTGTCTATTGCAATTATTCCTCTTGTATTAATTACTTACGTAAGAGCTTTAGCGCAACGTTTTGACAGACACAGAAAAATAGCTAAAATAACTTTTCCACTTTGGTTGTATGTTGCGGTGACAGGCGTTGTAGTTTACTTAATGATTTCTCCATATTATGCGTAA
- a CDS encoding SCO family protein, protein MFKNKSYIGISFIILIFGIYAVPKIVDRIKNGEVVKGNRLDNVDLKSSKSDAKLLTIGPVPKFELTNQDNAKISNETYKGKVYVLEFFFTTCPSICPKMNLSMLEIEKTFFGNPNFGIVSITIDPAHDTPQVLKDHAKLLGAKSSNWNFLTGDRATIMDLSNKGFNLYAGENAKVNGGFEHSGLFALIDKDGKIRCRKDEFGNPILYYDGLDKKGVRDIQEDIKILLEE, encoded by the coding sequence ATGTTTAAAAACAAATCATATATCGGAATTTCGTTCATCATTTTAATCTTCGGAATTTACGCAGTGCCAAAAATTGTTGACAGGATAAAAAATGGCGAAGTTGTAAAAGGAAATCGCCTGGATAATGTAGATTTGAAATCTTCAAAATCAGATGCTAAATTACTGACTATAGGTCCGGTTCCTAAGTTTGAATTAACAAATCAGGATAACGCTAAAATATCAAATGAAACTTATAAAGGAAAAGTGTATGTGTTGGAATTTTTCTTCACAACTTGCCCATCTATATGCCCAAAGATGAATTTAAGTATGCTGGAAATTGAGAAAACTTTTTTTGGAAATCCAAACTTTGGAATTGTTTCTATTACAATCGATCCTGCTCATGATACGCCACAGGTTTTAAAAGATCATGCAAAATTATTAGGAGCGAAATCATCGAACTGGAATTTTTTAACAGGTGATAGGGCAACCATCATGGATTTATCAAACAAAGGGTTTAATTTGTATGCTGGTGAAAATGCTAAGGTAAATGGTGGTTTTGAGCATTCTGGTTTATTTGCGTTAATTGATAAAGACGGAAAAATTCGTTGTAGAAAAGATGAATTTGGAAATCCAATTTTATATTACGACGGTTTAGATAAAAAAGGAGTTAGAGATATTCAGGAAGACATTAAAATATTATTAGAAGAATAA
- a CDS encoding cytochrome C oxidase subunit IV family protein, translated as MSHEHVSNTRRIWFVFALLSVVTTVEVILGIVKPGFLEFNHFVGLNLLNWIFYILTIFKAYYIVWAFMHMEGEKSSLRWSVVSPVIFLVLYLLFILLTEGHYIYGVFKDSTIKWNF; from the coding sequence ATGTCACACGAACACGTATCAAATACAAGAAGAATCTGGTTTGTTTTTGCATTACTTTCAGTAGTAACTACAGTAGAAGTTATTCTTGGTATTGTTAAACCTGGGTTTTTAGAATTTAATCATTTTGTAGGTTTGAATTTGTTGAACTGGATTTTCTATATCCTTACAATTTTCAAAGCTTATTATATAGTATGGGCATTTATGCACATGGAGGGTGAAAAAAGCAGCCTTAGATGGTCTGTTGTATCGCCTGTCATTTTCCTAGTTTTATATTTATTGTTTATTCTATTGACAGAAGGGCATTATATTTATGGGGTTTTTAAAGATTCTACTATTAAATGGAATTTTTAA
- a CDS encoding cytochrome c oxidase subunit 3, translating to MEATVTTANNDEKTWGGGDIQPLGASYGKMMMWFFIVSDALTFSGFLAAYGFSRFKFIETWPLADEVFTHFPFMHGVSAPMYYVALMTFILIFSSVTMVLAVDAGHQLKKTKVAIYMFLTIIGGLIFVGSQAWEWKNFIKGEYGAVETAGGSLLQFVDAQGNRVALEKFAVKLPEQRQALTRAEGMWFVEDAETQPTYSVAEVQAGFKAHPELLIRTEQLTDKKKKTVLTRAESESRLSTAKYVVEGANLTRNEYGSKLFADFFFFITGFHGFHVFSGVIINIIIFFNVLLGTYEKRRSYEMVEKVGLYWHFVDLVWVFVFTVFYLV from the coding sequence ATGGAAGCGACAGTTACTACTGCAAATAACGACGAAAAAACTTGGGGAGGCGGAGACATTCAGCCATTAGGAGCAAGTTATGGTAAAATGATGATGTGGTTTTTTATCGTATCAGATGCCCTGACATTCTCTGGATTCCTTGCTGCTTATGGTTTTTCAAGATTTAAATTTATTGAAACATGGCCTTTGGCTGATGAAGTGTTTACTCACTTCCCATTTATGCATGGCGTTTCGGCTCCTATGTATTATGTAGCCTTAATGACTTTTATTTTGATTTTCTCATCTGTAACAATGGTTTTGGCCGTTGATGCAGGTCACCAATTGAAAAAGACAAAGGTTGCTATTTATATGTTCTTAACTATTATTGGAGGTTTGATCTTCGTTGGTTCTCAAGCCTGGGAATGGAAGAACTTCATTAAAGGAGAATATGGTGCAGTAGAAACAGCAGGTGGAAGTTTATTGCAGTTTGTTGATGCACAAGGAAACAGAGTAGCTCTTGAAAAGTTTGCTGTAAAATTACCGGAACAGAGACAAGCGCTTACAAGAGCAGAAGGGATGTGGTTTGTAGAAGATGCAGAAACACAACCTACTTATTCAGTTGCTGAAGTACAGGCTGGTTTTAAAGCACATCCTGAATTATTGATAAGAACTGAGCAGCTTACTGATAAAAAGAAGAAAACAGTATTGACAAGAGCAGAATCTGAGTCTCGTCTAAGTACTGCAAAATATGTAGTAGAAGGAGCTAACTTAACCAGAAACGAATACGGAAGTAAATTATTTGCTGATTTCTTCTTCTTCATTACAGGATTCCACGGATTCCACGTATTTTCTGGAGTTATCATCAATATCATTATTTTCTTTAATGTATTATTGGGAACTTACGAGAAAAGAAGAAGCTACGAAATGGTAGAGAAAGTTGGTTTATACTGGCACTTTGTCGATTTAGTTTGGGTATTTGTATTTACAGTTTTCTACTTAGTTTAA
- a CDS encoding cytochrome c oxidase subunit 3: MEMTMTTGEEQLKKSKSAKLILLFAMVSMTMMFAGLTSAFVVSKSRADWLKNFELPTAFYYSTVVIIGCSVTFYLAKKAIQKDNRSATTALLLGTLALGVLFVILQFVGFGQIVESGYYFTGEGSSITTTFLYVVTVTHLLHLAGGLISLLIIIYNHFKQKYNSTQTLGIELGAMYWHFLDLLWVYLFLFLYFFK, translated from the coding sequence ATGGAAATGACAATGACAACAGGCGAGGAACAATTAAAGAAATCAAAATCGGCTAAACTGATTTTGTTATTCGCCATGGTAAGTATGACCATGATGTTTGCCGGACTTACAAGTGCATTTGTGGTAAGTAAATCAAGAGCTGACTGGTTGAAGAATTTTGAATTGCCAACGGCATTTTATTACAGTACAGTAGTTATTATTGGTTGTAGTGTTACTTTTTATTTGGCGAAAAAAGCCATTCAAAAAGATAACAGAAGTGCAACAACGGCATTGCTTTTAGGAACATTAGCGTTAGGCGTTTTATTTGTGATTTTGCAATTTGTTGGTTTCGGACAAATCGTAGAAAGTGGTTATTATTTTACGGGAGAAGGTAGTTCAATTACTACAACTTTCCTTTATGTAGTAACGGTTACACACTTATTACACTTGGCTGGTGGGCTAATTTCACTTTTAATTATAATTTATAATCATTTTAAACAAAAATACAATTCGACTCAAACTCTTGGTATAGAACTAGGTGCGATGTATTGGCACTTTTTGGATTTATTATGGGTATATTTATTTTTATTTTTATATTTCTTTAAATAA